Below is a genomic region from Gracilimonas sp..
CAGATTTTTACCGCCAATCAGACGGTGAAATGATCAGCTATGAAGTGAAGCTGAATTGGGAAGATCACCAGTACAGTATCGAATTTGATTCAACAGGTTCGCTCATTGATGTTGAGCAGATTATTGAAATCGAAGAACTTCCCGAGGCTTTACGGAACACCATCACAGAAGAAATAGACAAACAGTACTCAAAATTCAAATTTACCAGAGTTCAGCGTCAATTTTCTGCTTCAGGAAACGATGACGAAGAGGTTTTGGAAAATATCCTTGAAGAAGATTTCGAAGACCTTTTGATTCGTTACGAAATTGAAATTGACGGACAAAACAAAGATGAGCTCGGTTCATTTGAGATGCTGTTTGACGTAAACGGTAATTTCATTCAGAAACGTAAAATTGTGAGACGTTCGCTGGATAATATTTGGTAATACATGAACTTTTTAAAAGTCCGTGCACTTTTGGTGGCAGCCATGCTGCTTCCGGTTTGTGCATTTTCGCAGCAGGCGGAGCTTATATGGAATCCGGAGCTTTCCTATTCGTGGAAATCATCCGACCGTTTAGGATTCAATACCAAGCTTTCGGTATTTAACTCTATTCGTGATTTCGATAATAGTGCTGCCATTCAATATATAGAACCCCAGTTTTCTTTTTCCTACGGGCTCTCTGCAGGCACTAAAATAGGCGGTGGATATTACTACCGGCTTTCCACTCCTCTTATTGATGGCTATCAATATGAGCACCGGTTTTTGCAACAAATTGGGTTTGTTTCTTATTTAGGAGACCGTCGGTTGGCACACCGGCTTCGGCTTGAACAGAGGGTACGGTCCAGTTCCTACCAAAACAGATTGCGCTATAGATTGAGTTACGACTTTCCCTTAGAAGGCGAAAAGCTGGACGCCGGAGAAAAGTATCTGATTCTGAAAGATGAGATGATGACTG
It encodes:
- a CDS encoding DUF2490 domain-containing protein — translated: MNFLKVRALLVAAMLLPVCAFSQQAELIWNPELSYSWKSSDRLGFNTKLSVFNSIRDFDNSAAIQYIEPQFSFSYGLSAGTKIGGGYYYRLSTPLIDGYQYEHRFLQQIGFVSYLGDRRLAHRLRLEQRVRSSSYQNRLRYRLSYDFPLEGEKLDAGEKYLILKDEMMTAFNKNEADAENRASVGLGWYFNSKQKFELGLQYRTQDIFSDGGISHLFLISTSYYLNR